The following proteins are co-located in the Vigna angularis cultivar LongXiaoDou No.4 chromosome 2, ASM1680809v1, whole genome shotgun sequence genome:
- the LOC108327667 gene encoding putative multidrug resistance protein, with protein MRTEYLKSVLRQEVGFFDKQTDSSTTFKVIATITSDAQTIQDTMADKVPNCLGHLSAFLSSFIVALFLSWRLAVAAFPFSIMMIMPAIIFGKAMKELGNKMKDAYGVAGSIAEQAISSIRTVYSYVGEKQTMQAFNSGLEKSMEIGIKQGQIKGVIIGSIGLLYATWAFQSWVGSVLVRTKGESGGPVFCAEICIIWGGLSLMSALPNLGFILEATIATTRMFEMIDRVPSLNSYREKGKVLTHARGEITFQDVEFSYPSRPDALILQGLNLKVQAGKTLGLVGGSGSGKSTIISLLERFYDPVYGEILLDGYDIQTFHVKWLRSQMGLVNQEPILFATSIRENILFGKEGAPMDGVISAAKAANAHDFIVKLPDGYETQVGQFGAQLSGGQKQRIAIARALIREPKILLLDEATSALDSQSERLVQEALEKASRGRTTIIIAHRLSTIRKADSIVVLQSGRVVECGSHDELLQLNNGQGGAYRKMLQLQQATSQNEIALHTINKTSLTMENLTSSNSRWQSSPTHHAFSSTQPFSPIYSISVVGSSFDDYDKENFEKSSHANFSQWRLLRMNSPEWKHALLGCLGAIGSGICQPIYSYCLGIVASVYFIKDDSLIKSKIRLYSSIFCCIAVVYFISGLLQHYNFTIMGESLLKRVRENLLEKVLTFEMGWFDQEENGSAAICARLATEANLVRSLVAERMSLIVNISVMALLAFVLSLIVTWRVAIVMIAMQPLIIACFYSKNILMKSMAGKARRAQREGSQLAMEATVNHRTIAAFSSEKRILNLFRTSMEGPKKESIKQSWISGSILSVSYFVTTASITLTFWYGGRLLNRKLVDSKHLLQVFLILMGTGRQIAETASATSDIAKSGRAISSVFAILDRKSEIEPEDPRHRKCKNSLKGHIKLRDVFFSYPTRPDQMILKGLNLDIEAGKTVALVGQSGSGKSTIIGLIERFYDPVKGSISIDNCDIREFNLRSLRAHIALVSQEPTLFAGTIRDNIVYGKKDASEDEIRKAARLSNAHEFISSMKDGYDTYCGERGVQLSGGQKQRIAIARAVLKNPSILLLDEATSALDSVSENLVQEALEKMMVGRTCVVIAHRLSTIQNVDSIVVIQNGKVVEQGSHSELLRIGSNGAYYSLTRLQQDHST; from the exons ATGAGAACTGAATACCTTAAATCAGTCCTAAGGCAAGAGGTTGGTTTCTTCGACAAGCAAACTGACTCTTCCACAACTTTCAAAGTTATTGCCACCATAACTTCTGATGCTCAAACAATCCAAGATACCATGGCCGATAAG GTGCCCAATTGTCTGGGTCACCTCTCAGCATTTCTCTCTAGCTTTATAGTGGcactcttcctttcatggagaCTTGCAGTGGCTGCTTTTCCATTTTCAATCATGATGATCATGCCGGCAATCATATTTGGGAAGGCCATGAAAGAGCTGGGAAATAAAATGAAGGATGCATATGGAGTTGCTGGTAGCATAGCTGAACAAGCAATCTCTTCAATTCGCACTGTTTATTCATATGTGGGCGAGAAGCAAACGATGCAAGCGTTCAACTCGGGTCTTGAAAAAAGTATGGAGATTGGCATAAAACAAGGTCAAATCAAGGGAGTGATAATCGGTAGCATTGGGTTGCTATATGCTACTTGGGCATTCCAATCTTGGGTTGGCAGTGTTCTGGTCCGGACAAAAGGAGAAAGTGGTGGTCCTGTGTTTTGTGCTGAGATATGCATCATTTGGGGAGGACT GTCTCTGATGAGTGCACTCCCAAATCTTGGTTTCATATTAGAGGCAACAATAGCTACTACCCGGATGTTTGAGATGATTGATCGGGTGCCAAGCCTAAATTCTTACAGAGAAAAAGGAAAGGTCTTAACACATGCAAGAGGAGAAATCACATTTCAAGATGTTGAGTTTAGTTACCCATCAAGGCCAGATGCACTGATTCTCCAAGGACTCAATCTGAAAGTGCAGGCCGGAAAAACATTAGGCCTAGTTGGAGGGAGTGGTTCTGGCAAATCTACTATAATCTCTTTGCTTGAAAGATTTTATGATCCTGTTTACGGGGAGATATTGCTTGATGGATATGATATACAGACATTTCACGTTAAGTGGTTAAGGTCCCAGATGGGACTGGTAAATCAGGAGCCAATTCTCTTTGCAACATCCATAAGGGAAAACATTCTATTTGGCAAGGAAGGAGCTCCAATGGATGGAGTTATAAGCGCAGCAAAGGCAGCAAATGCACATGATTTCATTGTCAAACTTCCTGATGGATATGAAACTCAA GTGGGACAATTCGGTGCTCAGCTGTCTGGAGGGCAAAAGCAAAGGATTGCCATTGCAAGGGCTTTGATAAGAGAACCCAAAATCCTACTACTTGATGAAGCAACAAGTGCTTTAGATTCACAGTCCGAAAGACTAGTGCAGGAGGCCCTTGAGAAAGCTTCTAGAGGTAGGACAACAATCATCATAGCGCATCGCCTGTCAACAATTCGTAAGGCTGATTCAATAGTAGTTCTTCAATCAGGAAGAGTCGTTGAATGTGGTTCCCATGATGAGCTACTCCAACTGAACAATGGACAAGGAGGGGCTTACAGAAAAATGCTACAGCTGCAACAAGCGACAAGTCAAAATGAAATTGCATTGCATACAATAAACAAGACATCCTTAACTATGGAAAATCTTACAAGTTCAAATTCGAGATGGCAAAGTAGCCCAACTCATCATGCATTTAGCTCAACACAACCATTTAGTCCCATATATTCAATCAGTGTTGTAGGGTCTAGCTTTGATGACTACGACAAGGAAAACTTTGAGAAATCTTCACATGCTAACTTCTCTCAATGGCGTTTACTAAGAATGAATTCCCCTGAGTGGAAACATGCTTTGCTTGGTTGTTTAGGGGCCATTGGCTCTGGAATATGTCAACCAATTTACTCCTATTGCTTGGGAATAGTTGCATCTGTCTACTTTATAAAAGATGACTCTCTCATCAAATCAAAAATCAGGTTGTACTCCTCCATCTTCTGCTGCATTGCTGTTGTCTACTTCATTTCAGGCCTCCTTCAACATTACAATTTTACCATTATGGGGGAGAGTTTGCTAAAAAGGGTGCGAGAAAATTTGCTAGAGAAGGTGTTGACTTTTGAGATGGGATGGTTTGATCAAGAGGAGAACGGAAGTGCAGCAATTTGTGCTCGTTTGGCAACTGAAGCCAACTTGGTCAGATCCCTTGTTGCAGAACGAATGTCATTGATAGTTAATATTTCTGTTATGGCTCTTTTGGCTTTTGTACTTAGTTTAATTGTTACGTGGAGGGTGGCTATAGTCATGATTGCAATGCAGCCTTTGATCATTGCATGTTTCTACTCAAAAAacattctcatgaaaagtatggCAGGGAAAGCAAGAAGGGCTCAGAGAGAAGGTAGTCAATTAGCAATGGAAGCTACTGTTAACCACAGGACTATTGCTGCATTTTCATCtgagaaaaggattttaaaCTTGTTCAGAACTTCTATGGAGGGCCCTAAGAAGGAAAGCATCAAGCAATCATGGATTTCGGGTTCCATTTTGTCAGTCTCATATTTTGTAACAACAGCATCTATAACTTTGACCTTTTGGTATGGAGGCCGGTTATTGAATCGAAAGCTGGTGGATTCAAAACATCTTTTGCAAGTTTTCCTCATTTTGATGGGCACTGGTAGACAAATTGCAGAGACAGCAAGCGCAACTTCTGACATAGCTAAAAGTGGAAGAGCCATTAGTTCAGTATTTGCTATACTGGATAGGAAAAGTGAGATTGAACCGGAAGATCCTAGACATAGAAAGTGTAAAAATTCTTTGAAGGGCCATATAAAACTTAGAGATGTCTTTTTCTCGTACCCAACAAGGCCAGACCAAATGATTCTCAAGGGTCTCAATCTTGATATTGAAGCAGGCAAAACAGTTGCATTAGTGGGACAAAGTGGGTCGGGTAAATCAACCATCATTGGCTTAATCGAAAGATTTTATGACCCCGTGAAGGGATCCATATCCATAGACAATTGTGACATAAGGGAATTTAACTTAAGAAGTTTGAGAGCACATATTGCCTTGGTTAGTCAGGAGCCAACTCTCTTTGCAGGAACTATACGTGACAACATTGTTTACGGAAAAAAGGATGCATCAGAAGATGAAATAAGAAAGGCAGCACGTCTTTCAAATGCTCATGAGTTTATAAG TTCAATGAAAGATGGATACGATACTTATTGTGGAGAAAGAGGAGTGCAGCTATCAGGAGGGCAGAAGCAGAGAATAGCCATTGCTCGAGCAGTACTTAAGAATCCTTCAATCCTTCTATTAGATGAGGCAACAAGTGCTCTAGACAGTGTATCAGAAAATCTGGTGCAGGAGGCACTCGAGAAAATGATGGTTGGAAGAACGTGTGTGGTTATAGCTCACCGTTTGTCAACAATACAGAATGTTGACTCCATAGTCGTTATTCAAAATGGGAAGGTGGTGGAACAAGGGTCACACTCAGAGTTATTGAGAATTGGATCAAATGGGGCCTATTACTCCTTGACTAGGCTACAACAAGACCACTCAACATGA
- the LOC128195383 gene encoding ABC transporter B family member 15-like — MGSKGGIFRYADGVDKFLLLFGTLGCIGGGLQTPMTMLVLGSLINDYEGGSEHSVPDQVIDKYALRLLGVAIGVALSSFIGKHCCNSRYLVSIVNDN, encoded by the exons ATGGGTAGCAAAGGTGGAATTTTCCGTTATGCAGATGGAGTTGACAAATTTCTGTTACTGTTTGGGACATTGGGTTGCATTGGAGGTGGATTACAAACCCCTATGACAATGCTTGTTCTTGGTAGTTTGATAAATGATTATGAAGGTGGATCTGAACATTCCGTGCCCGACCAGGTTATAGACAAG TACGCTCTAAGGCTGCTTGGTGTTGCAATTGGGGTTGCTTTATCCTCCTTTATAGGTAAGCATTGCTGCAATTCTAGATATTTGGTTTCCATTGTCAATGATAACTAG
- the LOC108327668 gene encoding protein terminal ear1, producing the protein MGETGIIVRLDRLEGSLDPRAEEFRPSMNNPVIQCQWYPIPLPLPLPLPLPFPHPLPPPPPPHLSTSSTRSLLLTPLPFTSDSALRAELQAFGDVRALQTEALRHGILIVHFYDLRHAESAFAAIRSMHHHFPQVAPASPGLLSARPISAHYVLPSSSSIPDAHNQGTLVVFNLDPHLSTDHLRRVFHPFGPIKELRDTPWKKNQRFVEFFDTRDAAKALKHMNGKQIHGKPIIIEFSRPGGHTRKFFHHSPSSKTTPLDFNAPPPPFPPSPPRRFAAPRLHASHPQFSRNKSLPSPVKVQDSVDEAIGSITLTGDVGNGVQDQHHSHAGGPPRRNLTRKQNCETTLVLATTKQQQQQQHPQQLPRSRHWKGKQAKKLEARFLIKEDAIVESGPKDTRTTVMIKNIPNKYSQKLLLNMLDNHCIHCNEQIADGHEQPLSSYDFVYLPIDFNNKCNVGYGFVNMTSPEATLRLYKAFHLQHWEVFNSRKICEVTYARVQGLEALKEHFKNSKFPCEMEHYLPVVFTPPRDGRELTEPLPLVGNSTNKQHQPPVSLLNCDDNGGDDVESSKSGDVGDDDDDDTNAEVGGEGSLEEDYEG; encoded by the exons ATGGGAGAAACCGGAATCATTGTCCGGTTGGACCGGTTGGAAGGAAGCTTAGACCCAAGAGCCGAAGAGTTCAGACCAAGCATGAACAACCCCGTTATTCAATGCCAATGGTACCCTATTCCTCTCCCTCTACCCTTACCGTTACCTTTACCCTTCCCacaccctcttcctcctcctccgccTCCTCAcctctccacctcctccacccGCTCCCTCCTCCTCACGCCGCTCCCCTTCACCTCCGACTCCGCCCTCCGCGCCGAACTCCAGGCCTTCGGCGACGTCAGAGCCCTCCAAACGGAAGCCCTCCGCCACGGAATCCTCATCGTCCACTTCTACGACCTCCGCCATGCAGAGTCCGCCTTCGCCGCCATCCGCTCCATGCACCACCACTTCCCTCAGGTCGCCCCCGCCTCGCCAGGCCTCCTCTCCGCTCGCCCCATCTCCGCACACTACGTGCtcccctcctcctcctccatcCCCGACGCCCACAACCAAGGCACCCTCGTGGTCTTCAACTTAGACCCTCACCTCTCCACCGACCACCTCCGTCGAGTCTTCCACCCTTTCG GTCCCATAAAGGAATTGAGAGATACGCCATGGAAAAAGAACCAAAGATTCGTGGAGTTCTTCGACACCAGAGACGCTGCCAAGGCCTTGAAACACATGAACGGCAAGCAAATCCACGGGAAACCCATCATCATCGAGTTCAGCAGACCCGGTGGTCACACTCGCAAATTCTTCCACCACTCTCCTTCCTCCAAAACCACTCCTCTCGATTTCAATGCCCCACCACCACCCTTCCCTCCTTCCCCGCCTCGTCGTTTTGCTGCTCCTCGCTTGCATGCCTCTCACCCTCAATTCTCTCGCAATAAATCATTGCCAAGTCCCGTCAAGGTCCAAGATTCTGTGGATGAGGCAATTGGGTCAATCACTTTGACCGGGGATGTTGGAAATGGGGTTCAAGACCAGCACCACTCACATGCTGGTGGCCCCCCTAGGAGGAATCTTACCAGAAAGCAGAATTGCGAGACCACGCTAGTCCTAGCAACCAcaaagcagcagcagcagcaacaacacCCACAGCAACTACCTAGAAGTAGGCACTGGAAGGGAAAGCAGGCAAAGAAACTCGAAGCTCGCTTTCTAATTAAAGAGGATGCCATTGTCGAATCTGGTCCCAAAGATACTCGAACCACTGTCATGATCAAAAACATTCCCAACAAGTACAG TCAGAAGTTGCTATTGAACATGCTGGATAATCACTGCATACACTGCAACGAGCAGATAGCAGACGGCCATGAGCAGCCTCTATCCTCCTACGACTTCGTGTACCTCCCCATTGATTTCAA CAACAAGTGCAACGTGGGATATGGGTTCGTGAACATGACATCCCCGGAGGCCACACTCAGGCTCTACAAGGCCTTCCATCTTCAACATTGGGAGGTTTTTAACTCAAGAAAAATATGTGAAGTCACCTATGCAAGAGTTCAG GGTTTGGAGGCATTGAAGGAGCACTTTAAGAACTCAAAGTTCCCATGCGAGATGGAACATTACCTGCCAGTGGTGTTTACACCACCTCGAGATGGCAGGGAACTCACCGAGCCACTTCCCTTAGTGGGGAACAGCACCAACAAGCAGCATCAACCACCCGTTTCACTTCTGAACTGCGATGATAATGGCGGTGATGACGTGGAAAGCAGCAAAAGCGGCGACGTAGGcgacgatgatgatgatgacacgAATGCAGAGGTTGGTGGTGAAGGAAGCCTAGAAGAAGACTATGAAGGGTAG